Proteins encoded in a region of the Vitis riparia cultivar Riparia Gloire de Montpellier isolate 1030 chromosome 7, EGFV_Vit.rip_1.0, whole genome shotgun sequence genome:
- the LOC117918792 gene encoding N-lysine methyltransferase setd6 — MAATASTTTTIARRLRAFKRWMKSQGIDCSDALEITHSLDQGISVYAKCDLEEGDVVATIPKDSCLTVKTSGAKDIIEEYGFEGPLGLSFALMYEISLGHASPWAPYLHLLPNSESLPLVWSLDEVDSLLSGTEIHKIVKEDKALIYDDWKENILPLMDSTSLKLSPDFFGVEQYIAAKSLVASRSFEVDDYHGFGMVPLADLFNHKTGAENVHFTTELSHGDSDNDTDNNDEGNNMSDNKPLPQNSFDDGNLEDPSYLGSDSMILETIIVKSVKAGDEVFNTYGSMGNAGLLHRYGFTEPDNPNDIVNIDLELVLHWSSALFSGRHSRGRLSLWRRLDYHGCVSQNSEYFEISSNGEPEIELLILLYIMLLPEEAYNKLDLIVSTAGNLNETVISLERGMIPFGKTSEISKELLLTKSVCDALLALADARESLYGSNSVDDIDALRSCCISDRKLYHSLMLRVSERMILKKLRTYAATAAAQSHPTAKGTLSRKKLKRT, encoded by the exons ATGGCGGCCACGGcgtccaccaccaccactattGCAAG GCGATTGAGGGCATTCAAGAGATGGATGAAGTCACAGGGCATAGACTGCAGCGACGCCCTAGAAATCACGCATTCCCTCGACCAGGGCATCTCCGTGTACGCCAAATGCGACCTGGAGGAGGGCGATGTTGTGGCCACCATTCCCAAGGACTCGTGCCTCACTGTCAAGACCTCTGGTGCTAAGGACATCATTGAAGAGTATGGTTTTGAGGGTCCTCTGGGGCTCTCTTTTGCCCTAATGTATGAGATTAGCTTGGGCCATGCCTCTCCCTGGGCTCCCTATCTTCATCTCTTGCCGAATTCGGAGTCGTTGCCGTTGGTCTGGAGCCTCGATGAGGTTGATTCACTTCTTTCTGGTACCGAGATCCACAAG ATAGTGAAAGAAGATAAGGCACTTATTTATGATGACTGGAAAGAGAACATTCTACCCCTTATGGATTCAACATCTTTAAAGCTCAGTCCAGACTTCTTTGGTGTTGAACAGTACATTGCTGCAAAAAGCCTTGTTGCATCTCGATCTTTTGAGGTAGATGATTACCATGGGTTTGGGATGGTTCCTTTGGCTGATCT CTTTAATCACAAGACGGGAGCTGAGAATGTACACTTTACCACTGAATTGTCTCATGGTGACTCCGATAATGATACAGACAACAATGATGAGGGCAACAATATGAGTGATAATAAACCACTTCCTCAAAATTCTTTCGATGATGGTAACTTGGAAGACCCTTCATATTTGGGGAGTGATTCGATGATTTTGGAAACAATTATTGTGAAAAGTGTCAAAGCCGGGGATGAG GTATTTAATACATATGGGTCTATGGGTAATGCTGGATTGCTACACAGATATGGATTTACAGAGCCTGATAATCCGAATGATATAGTGAATATTGATCTTGAACTGGTACTTCATTGGAGTTCAGCTTTGTTCTCTGGTCGGCATAGTAGAGGAAGGCTTTCATTGTGGAGGAGGTTGGATTACCATGGATGTGTGAGCCAGAATTctgaatattttgaaatctcATCTAATGGGGAACCCGAAATTGAGCTGCTGATTTTGCTTTACATAATGTTACTGCCAGAGGAAGCATATAATAAGCTGGATCTTATAGTATCTACTGCAGGAAATTTGAATGAAACGGTGATTTCATTGGAAAGGGGCATGATTCCTTTTGGAAAAACTTCAGAAATAAGCAAGGAATTGTTGCTGACCAAAAGTGTGTGTGATGCCCTGTTGGCACTTGCAGATGCTCGGGAGAGCTTATATGGTTCAAATTCTGTAGATGATATTGATGCATTGAGGAGTTGTTGCATAAGTGATCGGAAGTTATACCATTCTCTGATGTTGCGTGTGAGTGAGAGGATGATCCTCAAGAAGCTGAGGACTTATGCTGCTACTGCTGCTGCTCAATCACACCCAACTGCAAAGGGAACTCTTTCAAGGAAGAAGTTGAAGAGAACATGA